One genomic region from Leptospira tipperaryensis encodes:
- the mtnP gene encoding S-methyl-5'-thioadenosine phosphorylase — MPHHVKAAIIGGTGLYSLDGMELIEEIYPDTPWGKPSDKIKIGNYKGKLIAFLPRHGVGHFLLPPEVPNHANICALKQLGVEEIIAFSSVGSLREEIKPLDFVLPSQVIDRTRLRNATYFGNGVVAHAPFAEPFSSNLSKRIEATAKKIGLGIHTNKTLVCMEGPLFSTKAESHLYRSWGADIINMTVLPEAKLAREAEIAYQMICMSTDYDCWREGEESVTLEMVIANLTKNAETAKKLLAELIDVIGNGDDLSLKNSTKYSIITAPEKRNPETVKKLKVLFPEYF; from the coding sequence ATGCCTCATCATGTAAAAGCGGCTATCATTGGAGGAACGGGGCTTTATAGTCTCGACGGAATGGAATTGATCGAAGAGATCTATCCGGACACTCCTTGGGGAAAACCTTCCGATAAAATCAAGATCGGTAATTACAAAGGAAAGCTCATCGCATTCTTACCAAGACACGGAGTCGGACATTTTTTATTGCCGCCTGAAGTTCCGAATCACGCGAACATCTGCGCCTTAAAACAACTAGGCGTGGAAGAAATCATCGCGTTCAGTTCCGTTGGAAGTTTGAGAGAAGAAATCAAACCTCTCGATTTCGTTTTGCCTTCTCAGGTGATCGATCGAACTCGACTTAGAAACGCTACTTACTTTGGAAATGGAGTCGTTGCACACGCTCCTTTCGCAGAACCTTTTTCATCCAATCTGAGTAAACGTATTGAAGCGACTGCAAAGAAGATAGGTTTGGGAATTCATACGAACAAAACCCTCGTTTGTATGGAAGGCCCGTTGTTTTCCACAAAAGCGGAATCTCATCTCTATCGTTCTTGGGGAGCAGACATCATCAACATGACCGTACTTCCGGAAGCAAAACTCGCAAGAGAAGCTGAAATCGCCTATCAGATGATCTGTATGTCCACCGACTACGATTGTTGGAGAGAAGGGGAAGAATCCGTTACGCTGGAGATGGTAATCGCCAACCTCACTAAGAACGCCGAAACCGCAAAGAAACTACTCGCAGAACTCATCGACGTTATCGGAAACGGAGATGACCTGAGTCTGAAAAACAGCACGAAGTATTCCATCATAACGGCTCCGGAAAAAAGAAATCCGGAAACCGTTAAAAAACTCAAAGTTCTTTTCCCCGAATATTTCTAA
- a CDS encoding alkaline phosphatase D family protein, giving the protein MKSKIKSIQKLLLFFFIFSQSTLNADSSGISSGPIVGYSTLKEVLVWVQTEKKASVILEYSEIGNPKRKFLSEEIQTQSKTGFVAKLIANQVQPGRRYAYNLILDGKKIEAKHSQTFQAQPFFAAGQNPPSFTFALGSCAYVNETEYDVPGKPYGGDYFVYNSILSKKPDFTLWLGDNIYLRETDWDSKTGFLHRYKHQRGIPELGPLFASLHHYAIWDDHDFGPNDGDSSFWMKDTAEEMFKLHWGNPNYAKEGIYGSFTWGDAQFFLLDDRTFRTANNNKVIGPRQILGEKQFQWLVNSLAFSKATFKFVAIGGQFLNPNAVYENYATYPEERNKILSAIRELKTKNVIFLTGDRHHTELNLLKEDGVEPIYDFTVSPLTSGAYPVTEKNPLRIEGTLVEQRNFGLVSVSGNRGERKLLLQIFDVNGKELWKKEIIPSP; this is encoded by the coding sequence ATGAAATCCAAAATCAAATCGATCCAAAAACTTCTACTATTCTTTTTTATTTTTTCTCAATCCACACTCAACGCCGATTCTTCCGGAATCTCTTCCGGTCCCATCGTAGGTTATTCCACACTAAAAGAAGTTTTGGTCTGGGTTCAAACGGAAAAGAAGGCTTCGGTAATATTAGAATATTCTGAAATTGGAAATCCAAAGCGTAAATTTCTCTCAGAGGAAATTCAAACACAATCCAAAACCGGATTTGTCGCAAAGCTGATCGCGAATCAAGTTCAACCCGGAAGACGTTACGCTTACAATCTAATCTTAGATGGAAAAAAGATCGAAGCAAAACATTCTCAAACCTTTCAAGCGCAGCCTTTTTTTGCGGCCGGACAAAATCCTCCATCCTTTACGTTTGCACTCGGAAGTTGCGCCTATGTAAACGAAACGGAATATGACGTTCCCGGAAAACCCTATGGCGGAGATTACTTTGTCTACAACTCGATTCTTTCCAAGAAACCGGATTTTACGCTCTGGCTCGGAGACAATATCTATCTTCGAGAAACGGATTGGGATTCAAAGACTGGATTTTTACACCGATACAAACATCAGAGAGGAATTCCTGAGTTAGGTCCTTTGTTTGCTTCTCTTCATCACTATGCAATTTGGGACGATCACGACTTTGGGCCGAACGACGGAGATTCTTCTTTTTGGATGAAAGATACCGCGGAAGAAATGTTCAAACTTCATTGGGGAAATCCAAACTACGCCAAAGAAGGAATTTACGGATCCTTTACTTGGGGAGACGCGCAATTTTTTCTTCTCGACGATCGAACATTTAGGACGGCTAACAATAACAAGGTGATCGGTCCGAGACAAATCTTAGGTGAAAAACAATTTCAGTGGCTCGTCAATTCTTTGGCGTTTTCCAAAGCGACCTTTAAATTTGTCGCCATCGGTGGACAATTTCTGAATCCAAACGCGGTCTATGAAAACTATGCGACGTATCCGGAGGAAAGAAATAAAATTCTTTCGGCCATTCGCGAATTGAAAACAAAGAACGTAATTTTCTTAACCGGAGACCGTCATCATACGGAATTGAATCTTCTCAAAGAAGACGGTGTCGAACCGATCTATGATTTTACGGTTTCTCCATTGACTTCGGGAGCTTATCCCGTTACGGAGAAGAATCCTTTGAGAATCGAGGGAACCCTTGTCGAACAAAGAAATTTCGGACTTGTTTCCGTTAGCGGAAACCGAGGAGAAAGAAAATTGTTGCTCCAGATATTCGATGTAAACGGAAAAGAACTCTGGAAAAAAGAAATCATTCCAAGTCCTTGA
- a CDS encoding bifunctional helix-turn-helix domain-containing protein/methylated-DNA--[protein]-cysteine S-methyltransferase has protein sequence MDHYQKIATAIQFIQENSMSQPELEEIAKSVNLSPFHFQRLFTEWAGVSPKQFLQYLTLQNAKSILSKPQSTLFDAAFETGLSGTSRLHDLFVKIEGMTPGEYKNGGEKLTIRYSFQKGIFGEYLVASTEKGICNLFFYDIPKEEILSELREQWDQANLIQKVDENQERVVRFFDNTLNTKDKIKLHLKGTDFQIKVWEALLKIPEGNLSSYSKIATSIDQENASRAVGSAIGKNPIGYLIPCHRVIKSTGGIGEYRWGSERKMAMIGWEVSKTNSLSA, from the coding sequence ATGGATCACTACCAAAAAATAGCAACAGCCATTCAATTCATCCAAGAAAATTCCATGTCACAACCGGAATTAGAAGAGATTGCAAAATCCGTAAATCTAAGTCCGTTCCATTTTCAGAGACTCTTTACGGAATGGGCGGGAGTTAGTCCGAAACAATTCTTACAATACCTCACGCTTCAAAATGCAAAATCAATTCTTTCCAAACCTCAATCGACCTTATTTGATGCGGCCTTTGAAACCGGACTTTCCGGAACAAGTAGACTTCATGATCTATTTGTAAAGATAGAAGGAATGACTCCCGGCGAATACAAAAACGGAGGAGAAAAACTCACGATCCGTTATAGTTTTCAAAAAGGAATCTTCGGAGAATACTTGGTGGCTTCGACTGAAAAAGGAATTTGTAATTTATTCTTTTATGATATTCCGAAAGAAGAAATTCTTTCGGAGCTCCGGGAGCAATGGGATCAAGCCAATTTGATACAAAAAGTGGACGAGAATCAGGAACGGGTCGTTCGTTTTTTCGATAATACCTTGAATACCAAAGACAAAATCAAACTCCACTTAAAAGGAACCGATTTTCAAATCAAGGTCTGGGAAGCCTTACTTAAAATCCCGGAAGGAAACTTGTCTTCTTATTCTAAAATTGCGACTTCAATCGATCAAGAAAACGCGTCCAGAGCAGTCGGTTCTGCCATCGGTAAAAATCCTATCGGATATTTGATTCCTTGTCATCGTGTGATCAAGAGTACCGGAGGAATTGGAGAATACAGATGGGGTTCTGAAAGAAAGATGGCGATGATCGGATGGGAAGTCAGTAAAACAAATTCACTTTCCGCTTGA
- a CDS encoding cobalamin-binding protein, giving the protein MAGPKRIICLTEETTELLYLLGEQDRIVGISAYTVRPLKAKTEKPKVSAFINGNIKKIKDLKPDLVIGFSDIQANLAKDLIAEGLNVLVTNQRTISEILETMLLFGSIVGKGKETELLIDGWKTKLEKIQMENRTEKPPRVFFQEWDEPIITGISWVGELIEIAGGKDCFDNLRNKSMAKERIISSQDVAEKNPDIYLGSWCGKPVNFDWVRTHPDWQKTNAIRNQKIFELDPSIILQPGPALFEEGIDQLVKFIHS; this is encoded by the coding sequence CTGGCCGGTCCGAAAAGAATCATATGTCTTACTGAGGAAACCACGGAGTTACTCTATCTTTTGGGAGAACAGGATCGTATCGTTGGAATTTCAGCGTATACGGTTCGTCCTCTAAAAGCGAAGACTGAAAAACCAAAAGTCTCGGCGTTTATCAACGGGAACATAAAGAAGATCAAAGATTTAAAACCGGATCTTGTAATCGGATTCTCCGATATCCAAGCGAACCTCGCGAAGGATTTGATTGCGGAAGGATTGAATGTCCTCGTAACCAATCAAAGAACGATCTCTGAAATTTTAGAAACGATGCTTTTGTTCGGATCGATCGTCGGTAAGGGAAAAGAAACGGAACTTCTGATCGACGGATGGAAAACAAAATTAGAAAAAATTCAAATGGAGAACAGAACGGAAAAACCTCCGCGCGTATTTTTTCAAGAATGGGATGAGCCGATCATTACCGGAATTTCTTGGGTGGGAGAATTGATTGAGATTGCGGGCGGAAAGGATTGTTTCGATAATCTCAGAAATAAATCTATGGCGAAGGAAAGAATCATTTCTTCTCAAGACGTCGCCGAAAAAAATCCGGATATTTATCTCGGTTCTTGGTGCGGAAAACCCGTAAACTTTGATTGGGTTCGAACTCATCCCGATTGGCAAAAAACAAACGCCATTCGAAATCAAAAGATCTTTGAATTGGATCCTTCTATCATTCTTCAACCCGGACCTGCTCTCTTTGAAGAAGGGATTGACCAACTCGTAAAATTCATCCATTCTTAA
- a CDS encoding methyl-accepting chemotaxis protein, with protein sequence MSQTSLDLIQKNGAILINRIRLGLVILFTLSILGALKVFNPTQLIIHSSGTFAMWIYCIGIFIWNRFGEVPKWVHKTSVILDSIILSSTLIFDAMISPQVASGVMKNVILFFIYFYINIYAGLLGEKRFVILIGFLGALGSTIALSVAVLFGVELSEDPNLANKPGMLTTSVEIIKIVFVFVAGIILSQLMNLFTKLADQAVKLSEESKGFLARLESNQKAIHISAESLETSIQNFAEFINTTGEKMESQAASLEEVNAVIEELSAASQSTSGSIETQNHSLVDLDQKSKNLGEIIESIAQFSKDLGSYANENKVDMDNVSEAAGKTTHFLKNISNSFNRVDEINQIMGEIADKTNLLALNASIEAARAGAAGRGFAVVANEVSKLAEFTSENAKNISVIVKQSREFIGEANKASNDTGDLTNRQKLKISETVNRIEEMGKLYQEQRRIIQDFVSEVERIKQLSGEIFESTKEQMVGQEEMVKTMVHLEKEINEINQESGKLQIEVEKIRTQSLELKNLSTT encoded by the coding sequence ATGAGTCAAACTTCTCTGGATCTCATTCAAAAGAATGGTGCGATCTTGATCAATCGAATCCGTCTCGGCCTTGTCATATTATTTACGCTTTCGATCCTCGGCGCTCTTAAAGTTTTCAATCCCACGCAGCTTATAATTCATTCCAGTGGAACGTTCGCGATGTGGATTTATTGTATCGGGATTTTTATTTGGAATCGTTTTGGAGAAGTTCCAAAATGGGTACATAAAACTTCTGTAATACTGGATTCGATCATTCTCAGCAGCACTTTGATTTTTGACGCAATGATTTCTCCGCAGGTCGCATCCGGAGTAATGAAAAACGTAATTCTATTTTTCATTTATTTTTATATCAACATCTACGCAGGACTCTTAGGCGAAAAAAGATTCGTAATCTTAATCGGTTTTTTGGGAGCCTTAGGATCTACGATTGCGCTAAGCGTCGCCGTTTTATTCGGAGTGGAATTGTCCGAAGATCCGAACCTTGCAAACAAACCTGGAATGTTGACCACCAGTGTCGAAATTATTAAGATCGTATTCGTTTTTGTCGCGGGGATTATTCTTTCCCAATTAATGAATCTTTTTACGAAGCTCGCAGATCAAGCGGTCAAACTCTCCGAAGAAAGTAAGGGTTTTTTGGCAAGATTAGAATCCAATCAAAAGGCCATCCACATTTCTGCGGAAAGTCTGGAGACGTCGATTCAAAACTTTGCGGAGTTCATCAATACGACAGGGGAAAAAATGGAATCGCAGGCTGCTTCTTTGGAGGAAGTAAACGCGGTGATTGAAGAATTATCGGCGGCTTCACAGAGCACTTCCGGTTCGATCGAAACGCAAAATCATAGTTTGGTGGACCTCGATCAAAAATCCAAGAACCTCGGAGAGATCATCGAAAGTATTGCTCAGTTTTCAAAGGATCTCGGTTCCTATGCAAACGAAAACAAAGTCGATATGGATAACGTATCCGAAGCCGCGGGAAAGACGACGCACTTCCTAAAAAACATATCAAATTCTTTTAATAGAGTTGATGAGATCAATCAGATCATGGGTGAGATCGCAGATAAAACCAATTTGCTCGCACTCAACGCTTCCATCGAGGCCGCTCGGGCGGGCGCCGCGGGTAGGGGATTTGCGGTCGTTGCAAACGAAGTCAGCAAGCTCGCAGAATTTACTTCGGAAAACGCGAAGAACATCTCCGTTATCGTAAAACAATCCAGAGAATTTATCGGAGAAGCAAACAAGGCTTCGAATGATACCGGGGATTTGACCAATCGCCAAAAACTGAAGATTTCAGAGACGGTCAATCGGATCGAAGAGATGGGCAAACTTTATCAAGAGCAAAGACGGATTATCCAAGACTTTGTATCGGAAGTCGAACGTATCAAACAACTCTCCGGCGAAATTTTCGAATCTACAAAAGAACAGATGGTCGGCCAGGAAGAAATGGTAAAGACTATGGTTCATCTCGAAAAGGAAATCAACGAGATCAATCAAGAATCCGGTAAACTTCAAATCGAAGTCGAAAAAATTAGAACTCAATCTTTGGAATTAAAAAATCTCAGCACGACGTAA
- a CDS encoding alpha/beta hydrolase has translation MKQTMTIFLSILFSFLSLILLLAWWNQDKLIFFPEKLPQDYSFRFPSQFQEIELSTRDGEKSYALYFKARNNIQNKTILFFHGNAGSLRSWGGISEDFVSLGWNVLISDYRGYGKNTGNLSENTMYEDGELWLNHTINKLNIPRKQIVVYGRSIGTGVAVDLVSKNPDLNLFLETPFTDLPSLAKNYYPFLRSWMLRFQFENLKKLELINSKIRIFHGTEDEIIPYRNSEIIFEKLKSKNKDVILYTIQDGTHNDLTVFPEYHQALKKSLNEIR, from the coding sequence ATGAAACAAACTATGACGATCTTCTTGAGTATTCTTTTTTCGTTCCTATCCCTGATCCTTCTGCTCGCTTGGTGGAATCAGGATAAATTGATATTCTTCCCTGAAAAACTACCACAAGATTACTCGTTTCGATTCCCATCTCAATTTCAGGAAATAGAACTTTCAACACGCGACGGAGAAAAAAGTTACGCTCTTTATTTCAAAGCAAGGAACAACATTCAAAACAAAACGATTCTTTTCTTTCATGGAAATGCTGGAAGCCTTAGAAGTTGGGGAGGAATTTCGGAAGATTTTGTTTCCTTAGGCTGGAACGTTCTGATAAGCGATTACCGAGGTTATGGAAAAAATACAGGAAATCTTTCCGAGAACACAATGTATGAAGACGGAGAACTCTGGCTCAATCATACAATCAATAAATTGAATATTCCGAGAAAACAAATCGTTGTCTATGGAAGATCGATCGGAACCGGAGTTGCGGTCGACTTGGTTTCCAAAAACCCGGATCTCAATTTATTTTTAGAAACTCCGTTTACGGATCTACCGTCTTTGGCTAAGAATTATTATCCATTCTTACGATCTTGGATGTTACGCTTTCAGTTTGAGAATTTAAAAAAATTAGAGCTGATCAATTCAAAGATTAGAATTTTTCACGGAACCGAAGATGAAATCATCCCATATCGGAATTCGGAGATTATATTCGAAAAGTTGAAATCGAAAAATAAGGACGTGATTCTTTATACGATCCAAGACGGAACGCACAACGACTTGACGGTCTTTCCGGAATATCACCAGGCTTTGAAAAAAAGCCTGAATGAAATTCGTTGA
- a CDS encoding methyl-accepting chemotaxis protein, protein MSKQSIESIRKQGETLTYYSRIGIMIMMLFSLVSSYKTLHPQILINHTAAAGFMCVYTLIGFTLYKKYNVSHWAHKIFVIFDTLLLSGTIFVDGMVSAEIIAPVLKNAILYSVYYFIIAYSGLLGRPGFVLITGLFCACGYALGLVNATVHGLQFSENNTINTAPGFVKLSSEITKIIFMFAVSFILYRLMNLFDNLYREAASYFKENKDFLSRLENNRKVIHSSAETLEISVSNFSEFTSLTSSKMESQAASLEEVNAVITSLSTSSENNVDSIRTQNENLIELNAKSQALLEIITKISQLSKNLETNANESKIEMQIVKNSVEKTDTFLKNISNSFQRVDEINRILGEIADKTNLLSLNASIEAARAGIAGRGFSVVAQEVSKLADFTASNAKMISKVVHDSLQFIEEANRSSRDTGYLTEGQSMKVNSTVSSIEEMTRLYEQGTKIVQDFARSLSKVKHLSDELFHSTHEQMVGQKEMMKAMFALEKEINEITRESGKIQDGVLSIKSQSKDLKALSIV, encoded by the coding sequence ATGTCCAAACAGTCCATCGAATCGATCCGCAAGCAGGGAGAAACCCTTACCTATTATTCGAGAATAGGGATTATGATCATGATGCTTTTCTCTCTTGTCTCAAGTTATAAAACTTTGCATCCTCAGATTCTGATCAATCATACAGCCGCAGCGGGATTTATGTGCGTTTACACCCTGATCGGATTTACTTTGTATAAAAAATACAACGTTAGCCATTGGGCGCATAAGATATTTGTTATATTTGATACTCTTCTTTTGAGCGGAACGATCTTTGTGGATGGAATGGTTTCGGCTGAAATTATAGCTCCCGTTTTGAAAAATGCGATTCTTTATTCCGTTTATTATTTTATCATCGCCTATTCCGGGTTACTCGGAAGACCGGGGTTTGTTTTGATAACGGGTTTGTTTTGCGCCTGCGGCTATGCGCTTGGTTTGGTTAACGCGACCGTTCACGGACTTCAATTTTCTGAAAACAATACGATCAACACGGCTCCGGGTTTCGTAAAACTAAGTTCCGAAATAACAAAGATCATTTTTATGTTTGCCGTCAGTTTTATTCTCTATCGTTTGATGAATCTGTTTGATAATCTTTACCGAGAGGCCGCGTCTTACTTTAAAGAAAACAAAGACTTTCTTTCACGTTTGGAAAACAATCGAAAGGTAATCCATTCTTCCGCCGAAACTTTGGAAATTTCAGTTTCTAATTTCTCGGAATTTACGAGCTTAACGAGTTCTAAGATGGAATCTCAAGCGGCTTCTTTGGAAGAAGTAAACGCGGTCATTACTTCACTTTCTACTTCTTCCGAAAACAATGTCGATTCGATCCGAACTCAGAATGAAAATCTAATCGAACTCAATGCGAAGTCGCAGGCGCTTCTGGAAATCATAACCAAAATTTCGCAACTTTCTAAGAATTTAGAAACAAACGCAAACGAAAGTAAAATCGAAATGCAGATCGTTAAGAATTCGGTTGAAAAAACGGATACGTTTCTTAAAAACATTTCGAACTCTTTTCAGAGAGTCGATGAGATCAATCGTATCTTGGGAGAAATTGCGGATAAAACAAATCTTCTTTCTTTGAACGCATCGATCGAGGCCGCAAGAGCAGGAATTGCGGGAAGAGGATTTTCAGTCGTCGCGCAAGAAGTAAGTAAGCTCGCCGACTTTACCGCTTCGAATGCAAAGATGATTTCCAAAGTAGTTCACGATTCTCTTCAGTTTATCGAAGAGGCCAACCGTTCCTCAAGGGATACCGGTTATCTTACTGAAGGACAAAGCATGAAAGTGAACAGTACAGTTTCCAGTATTGAAGAGATGACTCGCTTGTATGAACAGGGTACGAAGATCGTTCAGGATTTTGCGAGGAGTTTGAGCAAAGTAAAACATCTTTCAGACGAGCTCTTCCATTCTACTCACGAGCAAATGGTCGGACAAAAAGAGATGATGAAGGCGATGTTTGCGCTCGAAAAAGAAATCAATGAGATTACTCGAGAATCAGGTAAAATCCAAGACGGGGTTTTGAGTATCAAATCCCAGTCAAAAGACCTCAAGGCTCTCAGCATCGTCTGA
- a CDS encoding alpha/beta hydrolase, which produces MKRLIGIFVILGLFFCKQNSKSFQEETLEPLVETLLILSYPYLINTCAITPVGYYGPIPSISQGYGSRGTISVSVTALPNPSAPRNVCVYYPTGQTTKAPVLFLMHGFSSPSAEAYFPLIDFYVSKGYVVVFPIYISDRRDPTENYKFMLDGINFAVEQFANIIDTTRVGYMGHSYGGGATPYLAHQGIIQKGWGSNGSFVFLLAPWYSFLISNTQLAQFTNSTKMIAQIYDNDDEVDNRMAIDIFTKIGIANSEKDFEVVYSDANNGYTLNADHYTPIKNTVIGLGSLDTLDYYGIWRQLDALADYSFHNTAAAKDIALGNGSNNQTTMGVYPNGQSVKVMTVSDSPTPLHPESFFIHPFSNSLNPRF; this is translated from the coding sequence ATGAAACGTTTGATAGGAATTTTTGTTATACTCGGGCTTTTCTTTTGTAAGCAAAATTCAAAAAGTTTTCAAGAGGAAACTCTGGAACCTCTCGTTGAAACGCTCTTGATTCTAAGTTATCCTTATTTGATCAACACCTGCGCCATCACCCCTGTCGGGTATTACGGTCCGATTCCGTCGATCTCGCAAGGATACGGTTCGCGCGGTACAATTAGTGTTTCGGTCACGGCTCTCCCCAATCCAAGCGCTCCGCGAAACGTTTGCGTCTACTATCCAACCGGCCAAACGACGAAAGCGCCCGTCCTATTTTTAATGCACGGTTTTAGTTCCCCTTCTGCGGAAGCCTATTTCCCACTGATTGATTTTTATGTTTCGAAAGGTTACGTGGTAGTGTTTCCTATTTATATTTCCGATCGAAGAGATCCGACCGAAAATTACAAATTTATGTTGGATGGAATCAATTTTGCGGTGGAGCAGTTTGCGAATATTATCGACACGACTCGCGTCGGTTATATGGGACATTCCTATGGAGGAGGGGCGACTCCGTATTTGGCGCATCAAGGAATCATTCAAAAAGGATGGGGTAGTAACGGTTCGTTCGTTTTTCTTTTGGCGCCTTGGTATTCTTTTTTGATCAGCAACACTCAGCTCGCGCAGTTTACCAATTCAACAAAGATGATCGCACAAATTTACGATAACGACGACGAAGTCGATAATCGAATGGCGATTGATATCTTTACAAAGATCGGTATCGCAAATTCCGAGAAGGACTTTGAAGTTGTATATTCCGATGCAAATAACGGTTACACTTTGAATGCTGACCATTATACTCCGATTAAGAATACGGTCATAGGACTTGGATCTTTAGATACCTTGGACTACTACGGAATTTGGAGGCAATTGGACGCGTTAGCCGATTATAGTTTTCATAATACCGCAGCAGCTAAAGATATTGCCTTGGGGAACGGATCAAATAATCAAACTACGATGGGTGTGTATCCAAATGGACAATCTGTGAAAGTTATGACCGTTTCCGATTCACCGACACCTTTGCATCCGGAAAGCTTTTTCATCCATCCATTTTCCAATTCTTTAAATCCAAGATTTTGA